From the Candidatus Omnitrophota bacterium genome, the window AAATCACCCTCTACGGCAGTGGTTATTTCAATCTCCCCGCCATGTTTGAGAGCTTCTTTGGCGTTACTTAAGAGATTCATGAACACTTCATGAAACTGGTGCTCGTCAACCCGAACCATCGGCAAGGCATTGGAATACACACGCCTGAACCGGATATTATCCAAAGTATACTGGTGTTCCACCAGGTTCAGCAATCCCTCAATGCTGCTGTTCATTTCCACGTCTTTACGGACACCCTTGCTCGGGCGCGAGAAACTGAGCAAACTTTGAATAATGCTTTTAGCCCGCTGGCATTGTTCGAAAATGACCTTCAGGTTGTTTTTGTCCTCCTCATTAATACCCTCGTTCATCATTAACAGCTGGGTGTTGCCTGAAATTATCATAACCGGGTTGTTTATTTCGTGGGCCATAACCGAAACAAGCTCACCCAGCTGTGCCAGGCGCAGGGATTCTTCTATTTTTTTACGCTCGGTAATGTCGCGGATGATCCCCACGATGAACTTGTTCCCGTTTTTATCCATGTACAAAGATTTTTTGGTAACTATAGCATTAACCCTGCCCTGGGCATCGGTGATATTTTCCTCGTTAATATTATCATTACCCGTATTAAACACGATCTCATCATTAGTCCAGAAAACATCCGCCTGTTCTTTAGGCACGAAGGTGTAATCGCTCTTACCTTCCAATTCTTCGCGCGAACGCCCCAGAAACCTGCAAAAAGCGTCATTAACCAGGACAAAGTTATGGTTGCTATCCTTGACAAATACCGGATCGGCGATAGTATTAATGATCGTATTCAAATAATCCTTGGCCCCCTGGATAGCCGCTTCCGCGTTCTTGCGTTCGGTTATATCTTCGATCATCCCCAGTTGGCTGTTCGCTACGCCGTTCTTGGCCGGTATAAAAAAACCCCGGTCACGGATCCACACATATTTGCCGTTCTTATGCCGCAGACGGTACTCTTCATCCCAATGCGAGCAGCTTTGTTTGGCCTTGCTCAATTTCTCAGCTGTATGAACCATATCATCGGGATGCAGCAGCTCTATCCATTGATCAAAACCGCCGTTCAGTTCATCAGTGCTGTAGCCCAAGACCTTTTTCAGGGTATTGCCCCAGAGTATCGAGCCGGTAGGGACGTGATAATCATACGCCACCTGTCCTGAAGCCTCGACGATCAACTCGTAACGCCTCATCCAATCGCGGATCTCATCTTCGGCATCCTTGCGTTCGGTAATATCCTGCACAGTTCCGTCGTAGCACAATATATCACCATCAAGACCCCGGACGGTCTTTGCGTTTATCAATATCCATGAATACCCCCCGTCAACCCGTATTATTTTTACTTCAAAGTTTGAGATTTTATTATCTTTAGCAAGCATCATTTTCAATCTTTCCCGGACATTCGGATCAGCGTACAAATCCCGGATGTTTTTAACACCGGACAGCATTTCGGCAGATGAGGCAAACCCCGCCATATGGGCAAACGCGGGATTGACATGCAGATATCTGCCTTCCGGGGTGCTTTGAAAGATACCCAGGCCGGTATTATCAAAGATATCCCGGTATTTCTCCTCGCTTCTGCGCCGTGTTTCCTCCGCTTCTTTATGTCCGGATATTTCGATAAGGAGCCTTTTCTGCTGTTCAAAAAAATCATAGACCAGCCTGGCGACATCGCCGAATTCGTTATTCCAGACACGCATCCGGTCAATACACCCGGTATCCTTTGTTCGCAAGGCATCTGATATCAGCCGTAACGGCAAGCTTACCGACCGGGTAACAAATACCGAAGTGGCTGCAAGCACCAATACCATAAAAATAAAGAACGTAAGAAAATCCAGTTCCGATGTCCGGATGAACATCTTCAGTGTTTTAGATATACAGGCAAAGCGTAATGTCACCACCGTCCCGCCATCCCATCCGCGGAAATCCCGTGTGAAAACTATATCTATGGCGTCTTTCGCGCCTTTCAACTTAGACAAAACGATCCGATCCCCGTATTCTATCTCACAACCGGTCAATCCCTCCAACTCATCCACATACAACTGGTCCCATAAACGGCCCACCAAAAAATAGCCCCGGGCCGGGGTTTCTCTCAGAAAGTCCTCGGTAGGATGGATAGTCGCGCCCCGAATCTCCAGAACGCCGGCGGCGGTATTAATAAAAAAGTGACAAAGCTTTTCCTTTTCGAATATCTTGGCTAAGGCCACCTGCGGCAGAGGCAGCGTTCTTAACGCATCTTCGCCCACAGTGTTAATATCGTAAACCAAAGACTTATCGACATCATAGACCCAAGCGCAATTGGCGTTATAAGTTGAAAGGCCAGACTGAATATTCAACCTGGCCCATTCCATATCTTTTGTCTTAACAAAATGCACCATCTCACCCCAGTAAGAGTAATCATTGGCGAAAGTCTCAAGGGATAAACCTTTAAGCCTTATGATCTTATCAACAAGTTCGACTTTCTCCTCTTTTTCGGCTAAGCTGATCGCAGCTTGCCTTCTTTTCGTGATCACTCCCAGGAACATAAAAACAAAAAAGAACAAAGCGATGAGCGAAACCAGTAACAACAAAGCTTTTCTATGTATATTCATTGATCCTCGTTATAAGTTTTTGCGCAACATTCTTTGTTATTATTCTATCACATAGATCCTTTTTTTACAAAGAATCTCTACGGGTGGTTTTTTACTCTTTTCGCTTAGCGCGCAGCAACTTACAACAAAAAGATTGACAAATAATATGCCGCAAAAACATCCATTCATATCGAAATATTTAATTTTGACAAACGCCTTGTTGTAACCTGTTGACGCTCGTTGAGTTTCGTTAAGAGGAACCGTCCCCTTTGACTCGCGCAGAGAAATATGATATATTATAGCGAAATATTTCTCAAGGAGTACGATGAAAAGACGCCTGATCCTGTTTATTTTTCTTACCGCAGTTATTACCCGTCATCAAACCGCCGGTTATTGCGAAACTTCCCCGTCGGCTTTGGAATCCGTCCCGAAATATTCCGTCGTGACATCAGAAACAATCGACCTCAGAAAAACAGGCCTGCGTGCCTATAACCCGAAAAAATGTTACAAAGGATACGCGCTGTTCAACAATTTCCCCACGGAAGAAGCGTATAAAAAAGACCCCAACGGATGGAGAGGGTTCACCGCGATATATTTACTCGATACAAACGGGGAAATCGCCTACCGCTGGATGGCGCCCGGGCCTGTCGGTTTCAGCCGCATAGATAATAACGGCCATCTTTTTTATCTTACACATCCCCTGGCGATAAAGGACGGGCTTCACGAACTGGACCCTGATAATAACGAGGTGTGGAATTACGACCTGAGAGGATGCGGCCGGGACCTGAGGATACTCGAAAACGGGCTTTTGATGGTCCTTAATAGCGCGAGGGTCAACTCGCCGCCAGCGAGCGCGCCGAAGGCCACCGCAGGCCCGTTCATAGTCGCGCCGCATATCGCCATGATCTCCCGCGACAAAAAAGTGCTTTGGTCATGGCAAGGAGAAAAATATATACCGGAGTTCGAGAAACTATACGGCAAAAAGATACTCCTGTTCAACCCCAGGCATCAGGACGCGGAAGACTGGTTTCACGCCAATACCTGCGAGATATTAAAAGATAGCCCTCTCGCCCGGAAAGACCTGCGGTTTCGTAAAGGGAACATCCTGTTTTGCTCATTTTACCTGGACTTGATGGGGATCATCGAATACCCCAGCGGCAAGATTGTCTGGTCATTCGGCCCGGGGATCCTCGATGGGCCGCACAGCCCGGCAATGCTCGATAATGGCAACTTCCTTATACTCGACAACGGGGTGAACCGGGGTTGGTCCCGGGTGATCGAGATCGATCCCTTAAAAAAAGAGATAGTCTGGGAATATCACGCTGATCCGCCGGATTCTTTTTACAGTCCTTTTATGTCAAACGCCACGCGCCTTCCGAACGGGAACACCTTTATCTGCGACGGGGTAAAAAACCGGCTTTTCGAGGTCACGCCCTCCGGGGAGATCGCCTGGGACATGATACCTATGCTTGACGGGATCACCGGGTATTTCGGAATACTGCGGGCGGAAAAATACTCCGGGGAATACCTGAAACCACTTTTGGATAACCGGCAATGACGAAAGCGTTATGAAAACACATCGGACAGCTTTTATCCTATGCGTGATAGTATCCCTGCCCTTTTACGCGAGCGCATCCCCGCGTCCGTGCCCCGGGGCGAAGAAAAACAGCACCCTTAACGAGGCGCTATCAGAATACAGCTCAAGGTTCACCGCTGCCGGGAACTTTAAGGTTATAAATAATTTCAAGAATTGCGCCCAGGGCAAAACATTCCATACCATTATCGCCCGAAAAGCGGGTAAACGCGTACAAGTCGAGATCACCTCCGGGCTGAACAGGAATGAGGCGCTGGCGTATTCCAGGACCCAATATACCGTCGTTAAGAACCTTTACGGCCCTCGGCAGATCCAATACCCGGGGATCATTACCAATTCGACCGAATGCCCTGAGAACAAAAAAACGCGGGAGACCACAATAGAAATAATGAATACGCCGACGAAGGTCCTGCTGGCCAACGCCTCTGACCGCTATGTGCTCGGGGTATGGGACGACGATTTGATCAGGCAGAAAGCCGCGTTCGCGGTATTTTACGACGAAAAGAACTCTACTTGTTATCAGATCATCGCCTTTCAACCATACGATAATCTTGATACGGAAGGGCTGCTTTCAATACTGTCCGGCTTTAAAATCAAGTGACCCCGCTTCATTCACAAACATCTTCCAGGGGTTTTCCCTGCACAAAATCAGGCAATTTTACGCCCAACAATTTCATCAAGGTCGGATACTGATCGATCATATCTACAGGGTCATTCCCGAGAAAATTATTCTTTTTAACACCCGGCCCCATAATAATAAACGGGCACCATATAGCCGGGCACTTCTCCGTCAGGATCCCCTGCTTATAACCGGTTATCAACGAATTTGAAAATATTTTTTTGTCATCCGACATCTCCTCGGTCCAGGCGTATCCGGGGCGATTGGAAAGGATCAGGTCGCCGATCCTTTCCCGGCACAGCCGGAAAACACGGCCTGACTCTTCCCATGTCGCTATACGCATAACAGGACAGGTCCCGCTCTCATCCCTAAGCCCTTGTAAAGCCAACCTGACCTCTTCCCGCAATTTTTTATACCGTGGGCCGGTTGACCGACGCCAGACCCCATCCCTCCCATGCAGCCCTGCGGGATCTATAAAAACATGCCCATAGTTCAGGTATACCACCGTAGAGCGCAGCCAATCGATCAAAGGCTCACCCGTTACGGGATCCAATTTAAAAAAAAGCCACCCCTGCCGGGCAAAAAGGTTGTTCAAATGCACCCGCCTGTGCAGAGGCACTGCCCCATGATCGGAACTAACGGCTATGACCGTATCCTCATCCGCGTTCTTCAGGTATTCGCCTATTATGGCATCAAGCTCCTTATACAT encodes:
- a CDS encoding PAS domain S-box protein; the encoded protein is MNIHRKALLLLVSLIALFFFVFMFLGVITKRRQAAISLAEKEEKVELVDKIIRLKGLSLETFANDYSYWGEMVHFVKTKDMEWARLNIQSGLSTYNANCAWVYDVDKSLVYDINTVGEDALRTLPLPQVALAKIFEKEKLCHFFINTAAGVLEIRGATIHPTEDFLRETPARGYFLVGRLWDQLYVDELEGLTGCEIEYGDRIVLSKLKGAKDAIDIVFTRDFRGWDGGTVVTLRFACISKTLKMFIRTSELDFLTFFIFMVLVLAATSVFVTRSVSLPLRLISDALRTKDTGCIDRMRVWNNEFGDVARLVYDFFEQQKRLLIEISGHKEAEETRRRSEEKYRDIFDNTGLGIFQSTPEGRYLHVNPAFAHMAGFASSAEMLSGVKNIRDLYADPNVRERLKMMLAKDNKISNFEVKIIRVDGGYSWILINAKTVRGLDGDILCYDGTVQDITERKDAEDEIRDWMRRYELIVEASGQVAYDYHVPTGSILWGNTLKKVLGYSTDELNGGFDQWIELLHPDDMVHTAEKLSKAKQSCSHWDEEYRLRHKNGKYVWIRDRGFFIPAKNGVANSQLGMIEDITERKNAEAAIQGAKDYLNTIINTIADPVFVKDSNHNFVLVNDAFCRFLGRSREELEGKSDYTFVPKEQADVFWTNDEIVFNTGNDNINEENITDAQGRVNAIVTKKSLYMDKNGNKFIVGIIRDITERKKIEESLRLAQLGELVSVMAHEINNPVMIISGNTQLLMMNEGINEEDKNNLKVIFEQCQRAKSIIQSLLSFSRPSKGVRKDVEMNSSIEGLLNLVEHQYTLDNIRFRRVYSNALPMVRVDEHQFHEVFMNLLSNAKEALKHGGEIEITTAVEGD